The window GGGAGATACGACAGCACCCAAAATTTAATGGCCATAAACAGGAAGCATATTACATTTATCACTGCACCTCAGTTGATTATTGTTTCATATACATATAAATGTAACAAAGGGCAAACAAATAATAGGAGGCCTACTGTTCGGGAAGTTTATTGTAGTATACAGCTAAACTACAAAAATAGGGAAAATCAGCTAAAATGAAGATCACACCATTTACATATGGGCCTTTGAGAACTTACCTCAGGATGATTTTCTGTCGCCACATTGGCATCTTTGTCGTCCCTGTTTCTTCATTGATTCAAGTCAAAACTCAGTCATTCATGATCTGGCTTGCGGAAAATCAAAGGAAACTCATCATCTTGTTCAGAGAAACTATGGTCTCTGCGCATACTCTTCAGTGCGTGGTAAACCTGGTACATAGACCACCTGTCCTTGGGCCTAGAAACAACACATTTACAAGCAATTTTCAGAAATTGTAGAATTTCATCGTCGTGTCCTTTTCCACAGATATCCTTGTCAATGGCATCCTTGTTTCGATCAGAACTAGAGAGATGATTCACCCAATCCACTACATTACCCTTAAAACCTTCTTCAGCAGTCCCGACTTCAAGAGGCTTTTGCCCAGTCACCAACTCCAGGAGTACTATGCCAAATCCATAAACGTCCCCTTTCAGTGAAGGTACCATAGTACTTGGATACTCAGGAGCTATATAACCAAGCTCTCCCAAGTCCCCATTAACGAAACTGCTCTCATGAGAATCAGATGTCATAAGCTTTGCCAACCCAAAGTCCATTATCCTGGCATCAAAATCCTCGTCGAGGAGAATCACATTGGAGCAGATGTTCTGGTGTACAATTGGAGGCTGGCAACCATGGTGAAGCCAAGCAAGTCCCCTTGCAGCCCCCAAACCAATCCTATATCTAGTTGACCAATCCAATCCATCACCACTTCCATGTAACAAAGAATACAAAGTCCCATTCGACAAATACTTATATACCAGCAGCTTTTCATCCTCCACAACACAGTAACCCAAAAGGGGCGCCAAATTCGGATGCCTGAGCTGTCCTAACCGGTTCATCTCCAACCGAAACTGCTTCTCCCCAAGCTTACAAGTACTAAGCCGCTTAATTGCCAGCGCCGACCCATCAGGCAGTAGCGCCTTGTAAGTAGTCCCAGTCCTAGTCGAAATGATCACATTCTCCTGACTGAAATTATTCGTAGCTGCCATCAAATCCCCCAGCTTAACTTTCACCAGCGGTTTCTGAAACAATGAAACCTGCACCAGCCTATGTGCCCTCAACTTCTCCGCCCAATCCTCCCTCCCAACATCATACCCTCCTTTCCTCCTCTTGTCCACCCTCACATGGAACCACCACCACAACCCCAAAGCCAGCAACAATGACGCCGCGGCACCAAACACCCCTGCAGCAATAATAATCGCAAGGCTCTTCTTGCTCAACCCCCCACATTTCTTAACCGGCCCTCCACACAGCCCGCTATTCCCAGCAAAATCAGCCTTGTCATAACTATCAAAAACATCAGGCACAGTCCCACTCAACTCATTATTCGCAACCGAAAACTTCTTCAACCTATTCAAGCTAGACAACTCATAAGGAATACTCCCCGAAAGCTTATTATCCGAAAGAATCAAATTATTCAAGAAAGTACAGTTACTCAAATCAACCGGGATTGGACCCGTGAATTCATTCCCGGACAAATCAAGAGTAACCAAATACGGCAACCAGGAACACAAATCTTTAGGTATCATTCCATTAAGGTCATTCCCTCCAAGATCCAGATTCTGCAAGCTAATGCAGTACTCAATCGACTGGGGAATCGTACCTGAAAGAGACATGTCCCTGAGCTCGAGATTGTAGATTCGATTCTCGCGATCGTTCCAGCAAGAAATACCCACAAAGTGGCAGACGAAGCCCACAGAGGAGTTGGTGAAGTCCCAAGAGTCGAGCTTCCCAAGAGGGTCATTGAAAGCTTCTTTAATCCCCTTAAGGCACTTGACGTCGTCTTCCACAACAGCTTGGTAGGATGAGAAGAAGCTCAAGAACAAGACCAGGGTGAGAACCCAGGTGGGAGTTGAGCTAAACATAGTGGAGTTAATGGAAATGGAGAGATGGGTTGTGCGATTTGGGTCTAGAGGAGAAAAGGGTGGAGAGGAATTGTCAAATTTGCGCGTATTCTGAAAAGGGCCATTGACTTCAGTACAGGAGATGTTTCAGGGAAAATGGGGTTTAATTGGACTGCATAATTCAATCAAAGACTGAGAGTGGGTGATTCATGGTTGATTGAGAAATTGCATCAAGGGAGATGCTTTGAGGTTGCTTTGACTAAAGACTAGAGCTTTGTTTTTGGGCAGGTATTTTTGGATATTTGATGGCTTTATTTGACTAGGTCCACAAGAAATGGCTGAAACTAAGAGTGGGAATGAGAATATACAATATAGTACTCAGTTTTTTTATTACTGGGATTTAACTGATTTTGTGACTAATTTGTAATTAACTGACCAAAAACCAGAATTTGTGATTTATGGAGTGACCAATGGGGGTGGCTTTTTGTGGGTAGCCAATGAGGTTGGCGAATATGCATCTTGAATCCCCACTCCCCACATGTAATGGGTTTGAAACTTTGAAAAGGGTAGAAAAGGTAGGAAGAATAGTAGAAAACCTAACTCACTTTTATATAGTTTTACGGGGTTTTTTTTTTTTTTTAAAGTAGTTTGGAACCTAGTCTAGCTGGAAGACATGACATCATGTTTGGATTTTATTTAAATAATCATAAAAATTACAATGTCTAAAAGTAAAAATACATGACGGAATATATAAAAAGAGAATATGATATACTCATCTCTTCAACGAAACCAAAAGAAAAAACCATAAAAAAATAACACAAGTAGTCCATTATGGTCAACAATAAGGCCGAAAGTCTCCAACTTGACCTTCTTCATTCCCCAAAGTGAATACGGCAACATGAAATGAGATAACCTCCAGACATATTAACCCGCCCTATGGTATGGATTACCCATTGCATCCATATGCAAAAATGAGAGAAGTTCAGATGGGGAAGAATCATACCAAATTAAAGATGTGGATGTCAAACTAAAACTCGTTATTTTATCAGCCAATTCGTTACCCTCACGAAAAATATGAGAATAAAGAAAATTCATGGCACGAATTCGTTCAAGGCAATTAACCCATAAGATACGCAGCGGCCATGGTGGATTAAAAGAAGAGGAAGATAGACAAACCAAAATACTAGTTGAATCATTATCAAGCCAAATATGATGCCACCCCAATTGATAAGCCAATTCAACTCCAACAATGGCCGTTATTAACTCAGAGAAAAAAAACACTTTGTTGGCATAGTCCTTGACAATAACCTCCAATGAAATTCCTAAAACTATCCCTGAAAACACCACCACAATCAGCAAGGCCTGGATTTCCTTTAGCAGACCATATGTATTAAGTTTTAACCAAGGAATAAGAGGAGGATGTCATATAACAAGATGTGGAACTCGATCGTTGAATTTTCGGCACTAGAGTGACATAGAGTGACATGTAACCCCATTAGTAACTTATTGTCCAAGATCCCAGTAGCGTGCCCAGGCATGTGTGGAGCATAAAAAGGATCCAAGCTTTAATTGAGCGAAAAAACCCTCATGAGTGAAGGCTTTTTATTCTGAAAACGTAGCTTATTTATAGTCTTCCAAATAGCCATTAGCGAAAAGAGACCACTAGCAATCCAAAGATTCATCAATTGTGAAGAGAAATGTTTACTAGTAAATGATCTCCAAAAATCAATGAGCGTACTTGAAGAAGGGAGGCGAGTACCAAAACACCAAGCAAGCCATTGCCATACATGTTGAGCAAAAGTACAAGTGATAAAGAGATGGGTCAACGTCTCCTCATGGCCAAAAGTCATGCATAGCTGACAAACTGAAACCACATGAACACCCTGCTTTCTAAGTTGATCATTAGTATGTAATTTATTATGAAAAAGATGTCATGCAATCATAGAATATCGAGGTGGAGTAGCAATGCAACCTCCCATATTTTAGAGACCCAATTTTGCTCACTAAAGCGAGGCCGAAGCAACTCATATGCATTAGAGAATGAAAGAGTATTAGGCTCAGGAACAGTGGGAAGATGAGTATTCATAATTTCTTGCACCAAAATAGGGAAAGTGGTGTGAAACCTAATGGGAAGAACCCAATGTTGAGAGAAGCAAATGCGACTTAAAATACTTTGAGAGATGGTTGAGTGTCAATAATCACATGATTCAACCAATTGTCTGACCAAAATGAAACTAATTTACCATCACCAATACTCCACCTTGAATGTTGATAAGGGAAAAGAGACACGTAACCCGTACTATATTGATGAACCAAAATACTTATACTTCATGTGTCTGGAGATTGAAAACCTACTATAAGCAAATATAGCTTTAAGGTTATTGTCACAAATATGTGCAAAATCCAAAATAGGAATAATTAAGTTGATAATGTGAGTTTTAGATGAGATGCAAATAAACTCAAGATTGGTACCATGTATTAGTGTTTTAGTACATTGTAATGACATGATTACTTATTTGGAATAGCAAAGGTTATGAATCATGAACACCTGGATGAAGAGATCGTGAATCATAGATAATAGAATATGAGAATAATCATTTTCGTATGAGAATCATTCATAAACTCATGAATTGATTCTTATAAAATAATGAGTCACACATATTATAGTATTGTATGTTTGTAAACACATGAACATGGTGTCACTCTCGTTATCTCACGTCTATATTTAATATTTATATCAATCGAATATGGTTAACGTGTTTTGACGTATTGACACATTAATGTACCATAGAGTCATAGACGACCCTTTAGTGATCACAAAAACCCAACTATCTGCATCGCTCGTCTAAACTACTACGCTTTAAAGGATTCGATAGAACATCACTACATCTTAATGATAATCTTATATAATATTGAACAATGCATCAATAGTCGATTAATCGTTAACAATCATATGATCTAAAATTTTGTTTCAATAACTACGTCACCAATTATAAAGCATAGACTTCAACGTGTTAAAGAATCACCTCCGACTGCCGCTACTGGAGGAAATGACCATCAAACATGACGTGATCGTGAATTCGACTGCCCACACTAAAGACCACAACTCGACCGGCACCCTACGGCTGTCCGTTCAAATTTCAAAAACTTCGAGTACGTCTTTCAGTGACCGCGCGTTTCAGAAAAAAGAAAACCCAACGACCCGCGCCGCTTGCCTAAAACAACTAACCGCTTTTTATTTCGAGGTGGGCCCCGCATCCTCCTCGTTTGCGCGCCTTCCGCTGTTTGAAATGACCAAACCAACCCCCAATCAACGCGGTAGTTGAACCAAAACGGCATCGCCTAGCCCACGAACCGATGTCGTTTCATAACCATCCTTGGTTTCCTTACTCGTCCTTATCCCCCGGAAATGCCCCCCAACGAACTGGCTAGGCGACGCGGTGAGGGAATCGTAATTCAAAGCCAAGTCTAGGGGCAGTAGAGTAAAATCATGACCGAGAAAGCAAAACAGACTTTCAGTTTCTTCTTAACAGAAACAAGCACACGCCAATCTCACTCTCTCACACACACAGAGTCCGGTGGAGGTCCGAAGACGAAGAAGAATGGAACCCGAGGTGAATTTCCGGAAATGCCCCTATACCTAACCACACCACCGCCACAGCAACCGCCGTCGCTGGCGGTTACTGAATCTTCGTTTTTGTATTTTTTTTTTTTTTAGTAATCGGAGATTCTGATTCTGATTTCGAATGTTTGTTTTGGTTTTCTAGAATCAGAGATTCTGACTGTGATTTGTTTTCTTGGAAGCAGAAGACGGTGGCGGTGAAGAAGGCGTACGCGGAGATAATACTGAACACGGCGAAGGAAGCGGCGGCGAGAGTAATGGCGGCGGAGAGGAGAGCTCTTCGGTTCGAGCACGATCTGCGTAGTACTAAAGATGAGGCGGTTCAGATGCTGCTTCGATTGAAACAGATGATTGATTCTCAGGTTCGGTTTTGTTTGATGGATCCAATTATAGGTTTTGTGAATGATGCTAGCTCAGTTTTGCATTTGAGGACTTGAATCTTG of the Fragaria vesca subsp. vesca linkage group LG6, FraVesHawaii_1.0, whole genome shotgun sequence genome contains:
- the LOC101304592 gene encoding probable inactive receptor kinase At1g27190-like, coding for MFSSTPTWVLTLVLFLSFFSSYQAVVEDDVKCLKGIKEAFNDPLGKLDSWDFTNSSVGFVCHFVGISCWNDRENRIYNLELRDMSLSGTIPQSIEYCISLQNLDLGGNDLNGMIPKDLCSWLPYLVTLDLSGNEFTGPIPVDLSNCTFLNNLILSDNKLSGSIPYELSSLNRLKKFSVANNELSGTVPDVFDSYDKADFAGNSGLCGGPVKKCGGLSKKSLAIIIAAGVFGAAASLLLALGLWWWFHVRVDKRRKGGYDVGREDWAEKLRAHRLVQVSLFQKPLVKVKLGDLMAATNNFSQENVIISTRTGTTYKALLPDGSALAIKRLSTCKLGEKQFRLEMNRLGQLRHPNLAPLLGYCVVEDEKLLVYKYLSNGTLYSLLHGSGDGLDWSTRYRIGLGAARGLAWLHHGCQPPIVHQNICSNVILLDEDFDARIMDFGLAKLMTSDSHESSFVNGDLGELGYIAPEYPSTMVPSLKGDVYGFGIVLLELVTGQKPLEVGTAEEGFKGNVVDWVNHLSSSDRNKDAIDKDICGKGHDDEILQFLKIACKCVVSRPKDRWSMYQVYHALKSMRRDHSFSEQDDEFPLIFRKPDHE